ATCACACAAATAAATATGGGATTGTATGTATATAACTAGTGTGGCAATAATTGTGTGGCAAATGTGTTAACTCGTGACAACAGAGTaatgaatataatattgttacTTGTAGAATGGTATTTTCGAAATTTAAATCCCTGAATGCATTACCGAAAGTATTTCCTTGAGTTGGAAGAGTATCAAGATATTTGCAACTGGCAAGTTTTACAGTTTTCAATGTCATTTCAGACGATAAACCccctaaaaaataatttaataggttaaaaaatgttaaatgggatacaaaatgttaaataggataaaaaatggtaaatGGGATacaaaatgttaaataggataaaaaatgtaatgggataaaagttaaattagttgaaaTTTACCGATGACAATTGCTAAATGATATGGTGGACATGCTGATGTACCAATTGTCTTTATCTGATCCATTAGAAAATCAACCAGCATCTTCTCATTCAATACTGACTAACACAACGTAAggtgttaatatttaactaattcatgaaaaaataaattctaaaattgATCAGGTTACAAATTACTgaggaaaataattctAATTACTGCTGCTTCAGTAACACATTTgccaaaaaataattacaaaaataaaataaatatcaataGGTTGCAAAAATAGGAGTAACTGGGGTAATAACTAAGTATGTTATACTTTGGTTTGTTGGTATAAAAAGGTTTTATTGGCGGAGCCGCCACCTTTAGCTATGAAAAGGAATTCATAATCAGTTCCATCTTGAGAATAAAGCTCAACTTGAGCTGGTAAATTACACTTGGTATTCACCTCCTCATACATACTCAAAGCAGACATTTGACTATATCTACACCCAAATGTGctattaatttactattagTTAAGTTTATCTAAAATCTGGTGTAAATTAGGATTAATGTGATGGTTGGGGTACCTAAAATTCTTATTCATGTAAGAGTCGTAGACGCCTTTGGTGATAGAGTTAGCGTCATTTTCACTAAAGATAAAGTTACCACGTTTCCCAATTACAATTGCAGTTCCAGTATCCTGGCATCCCGGTAATACTCTAAACAACGTAATTCACtcagtaataataaatggataaattaatacttTCCAGCGGATATGCAAGCGTTTTTGAGTAACTGCATTGAGACGAATCGGTCATTGTCACTTGATTCCGGGTCATCAAATACTTTTCTTAGCTGTGCCAAATGCTCTGTTCTGAGGAAATGCATAATTTCTGAGAAGGCCAGAGAGGTTAAACCGGTCAGAACCTCCGGAGGAACATTTAAAAACTTTACATTTGTTCCATCTGATTTTAGTAAATTCGACTCAGTCACTCTTAACAAGTTACTCAGATCGTCCAGGCGCTTAAATTTTACCAAACTTTCACTTCCATTTTGAGAAGATTTGGGGAAAACCTCCACGAACTTACTATTAAATTCGACgggtaaattattactagTACTAAAATCTCGattataacaatttaatgGTGAGTTAGAACTTCGGCATTTACAGTTTTGGCAAGGGTTTTGGAACATTCTCCtacttttaattatttttgtacTGAGAATACTGaaattcaattttttaccaaaatttatacttttaacataatttatattcctattaaattttaaaaaaattgccataatttatatttttatcataattttaaagaattCCCATAGTTATTGAGGGGAATAATTTTCTTATTCCACTGTGGTGTtgttttttacacatttctacacatttcatttatttcatttaatatttaatattttagtttaCTTTATTTGTAATATCGCAAATGTACGATTTTTTCCTCTAATTTCACTAAATTTGTTCcataaaatactataaaaaatgtctattaaacaataaattgcataataaatgataaaataatgtaaaaaaagGTTTGATGTTGAATTTTAAGAGTTTTAGAACGAATTTTGTATTTGTTTCTGGGATTTTACTGTTGTTTTGTTTCCAACAGTTTATTCTCTACTATTCTCTCTACTACTTAAAAAATGTCCATCACGTTCTCTACACACTTATTCTCGATATTCCACTAGGTGTCAAACcattagtataatattacttACATACCTATGTAATTTAGTGTTAGCTCTTAATAACAAGTTATATATTGGGGTAATGATGTTGTAGTgttatatttattgtttGGTATAGTGGTGAGATCATTTGTATCATCGGTTCGTT
The Theileria parva strain Muguga chromosome 3 map unlocalized ctg_530, whole genome shotgun sequence DNA segment above includes these coding regions:
- the fumB gene encoding Fumarate hydratase class I anaerobic; this encodes MAIFLKFNRNINYVKSINFGKKLNFSILSTKIIKSRRMFQNPCQNCKCRSSNSPLNCYNRDFSTSNNLPVEFNSKFVEVFPKSSQNGSESLVKFKRLDDLSNLLRVTESNLLKSDGTNVKFLNVPPEVLTGLTSLAFSEIMHFLRTEHLAQLRKVFDDPESSDNDRFVSMQLLKNACISAGKVLPGCQDTGTAIVIGKRGNFIFSENDANSITKGVYDSYMNKNFRYSQMSALSMYEEVNTKCNLPAQVELYSQDGTDYEFLFIAKGGGSANKTFLYQQTKSVLNEKMLVDFLMDQIKTIGTSACPPYHLAIVIGGLSSEMTLKTVKLASCKYLDTLPTQGNTFGNAFRDLNFENTILQKTREIGIGAQFGGKYFCHDVRVIRLPRHGASCPIGIGVSCSADRQVLAKINPTGVYLEELEHDPAQFLPTVKLDAPDAGEIMIDLSIGMEKVLEQVRKFPVKTRLLLNGPLIVARDIAHAMIVEQLDKTGQLPQYIKDFPIYYAGPAKRPDGYVSGSFGPTTAGRMDSYASKLMEHGASLITLAKGNRSRSFVNACKKFGGVYLGSVGGPAALIAEDCIESVEVIDFPQLGMEAVHKIIVKNFPAFVVVDAKGNDFYAQWSH